In one Niallia taxi genomic region, the following are encoded:
- a CDS encoding ReoY family proteolytic degradation factor, which translates to MKTPVSVNEKKDFIRWFLNHYQLKRRECVWILNYLMSHDQLMEKVHFVENAEKCPRGLVMSTHCVDEVPFRFYKENVMTTDAEKSFHDIRLNRDEDIYIQLNFYGSNKAHQYAAVLVENPFMPKNLHISEKDRFIAEQFLVASIEKFQKEKLLELIDEALDNGDEHAFRELTDRLKQLQSTES; encoded by the coding sequence ATGAAAACCCCTGTATCTGTCAACGAAAAAAAAGACTTCATTCGTTGGTTTCTGAATCACTATCAATTAAAAAGAAGAGAATGTGTTTGGATTTTAAATTATTTGATGAGTCATGATCAGCTTATGGAAAAAGTGCATTTTGTTGAAAATGCAGAGAAGTGCCCAAGGGGATTGGTCATGTCCACACATTGTGTTGATGAAGTCCCGTTTCGCTTTTATAAGGAAAATGTCATGACGACAGATGCAGAAAAGTCCTTTCATGATATTCGCTTAAACAGAGATGAAGACATCTATATCCAACTGAATTTTTATGGTTCCAATAAGGCCCATCAGTATGCTGCCGTGCTTGTAGAAAATCCTTTCATGCCAAAAAATCTGCATATTAGTGAAAAAGACCGATTCATTGCAGAGCAATTTCTCGTTGCCAGCATAGAAAAGTTCCAAAAGGAAAAGCTGCTGGAGCTAATAGACGAGGCGCTTGATAATGGAGACGAACATGCATTTCGGGAGCTGACGGATCGTCTTAAGCAATTACAAAGCACAGAGAGCTAA
- a CDS encoding lipoprotein heptaprenylglyceryl N-acetyltransferase LhaT, whose translation MNWLRFILGNRSFIWLLLIVNLLGTIYGYYWYRFQLAETPDIFLLFVPDSPTASLFFVIVLIAFLFKRNTPLFEALALLTLFKYGVWAVVMNFLVFAKTGTVEIESLMLIVSHGAMAIQGLLYIPYYRIKWVHVSIAAIWTLHNDVIDYVFDMMPNYSILNESMDQIGYFTFWLSILSIAICFYAAKRKNTLTIS comes from the coding sequence ATGAATTGGTTACGGTTTATATTAGGAAATCGGTCATTTATTTGGCTGCTGCTTATCGTAAACTTACTTGGGACAATCTATGGTTATTACTGGTATAGATTTCAATTGGCGGAAACGCCGGACATTTTCTTATTATTTGTCCCAGACAGTCCTACTGCAAGCTTGTTTTTTGTGATCGTTTTAATCGCATTTCTTTTCAAACGAAACACGCCTTTATTTGAGGCATTAGCACTCCTAACACTATTCAAATATGGTGTTTGGGCAGTTGTTATGAATTTCCTCGTTTTTGCTAAAACAGGCACTGTAGAGATAGAATCGCTTATGTTAATTGTTTCTCACGGTGCAATGGCCATACAAGGGCTTTTATACATACCATATTACCGAATAAAATGGGTGCATGTTAGCATTGCAGCTATATGGACATTACATAATGATGTCATTGATTATGTATTTGATATGATGCCAAATTATAGCATTCTCAATGAGTCTATGGACCAAATCGGTTATTTCACGTTTTGGCTGAGCATTTTAAGCATTGCGATTTGTTTTTATGCAGCTAAAAGAAAAAACACGTTAACGATTTCTTAA
- the ypjB gene encoding sporulation protein YpjB, translated as MKKAKLVVLLMLLILLKPISISVYADQDSPIDELDTLSDEALQLVKSERYDDAKKILDYFSNQFSIVKQQQRTFTMDELQILTGARDEAVEVITSPSADTNERINSAIKFRLAVDAVSSGQQPLWTQMEEQVMASYREMKDAAINQNKVEYEAKLNSFLTLYQIINPSLKLDVTTAQFQKLNTLVDFLDTYRLQVFTKAETKELDELEAELEDVFNQVYEDEADPSLWWVIISTGSIIILTLSYVGWRKYLGDKEEKRRRHKRP; from the coding sequence ATGAAGAAGGCTAAATTGGTTGTGTTATTAATGTTATTAATCCTGCTTAAGCCTATTTCTATATCTGTTTATGCAGACCAAGATTCGCCTATAGACGAGTTAGATACATTATCAGATGAAGCACTGCAGTTGGTAAAATCAGAAAGATACGATGATGCAAAAAAAATCCTTGATTATTTTTCTAACCAATTCAGTATAGTGAAGCAGCAACAACGGACATTTACAATGGATGAGCTCCAAATACTCACAGGTGCCCGTGATGAAGCAGTTGAGGTAATCACAAGCCCGTCTGCTGATACGAACGAGCGGATTAACTCTGCAATCAAGTTCAGATTAGCAGTTGATGCAGTTTCAAGCGGCCAGCAGCCACTATGGACGCAAATGGAAGAGCAAGTGATGGCATCCTACAGGGAAATGAAGGATGCTGCCATAAACCAAAACAAAGTGGAATATGAAGCGAAATTAAATTCCTTCCTGACGCTTTACCAAATTATAAACCCAAGCTTGAAGCTGGATGTGACAACAGCGCAATTTCAAAAACTGAATACACTTGTGGATTTCCTTGATACATACCGCCTTCAAGTCTTCACAAAAGCTGAGACAAAAGAGCTGGACGAGTTAGAAGCAGAGCTTGAGGACGTATTTAATCAAGTGTATGAAGATGAAGCAGATCCGTCCCTTTGGTGGGTAATTATTTCAACTGGAAGCATCATTATCCTTACATTATCCTATGTTGGTTGGAGAAAATATTTAGGAGATAAGGAAGAGAAGAGAAGAAGACATAAAAGGCCATAA
- a CDS encoding zinc metallopeptidase translates to MFIIYFIIILIIPLWAQMRVSGAYKKYSKVAASSNMTGREVARRILDSNGLYDVSIEETRGVLSDHYDPRSKVVRLSTNNYHGHSVAACAIAAHEVGHAIQDQQEYAFLRFRHALVPVANIGSNFSWILILIGMLLGASNFVLLGIIFMAAAVLFQFITLPVEFNASNRAMDEVVALGIIRNDEEKETKKVLNAAALTYVAAAAVAILELLRLIMIYTGMQRND, encoded by the coding sequence ATGTTTATTATCTACTTCATCATCATACTCATCATTCCTCTATGGGCACAAATGAGGGTAAGTGGGGCATACAAAAAATATTCAAAAGTAGCTGCTTCTTCTAATATGACTGGAAGGGAAGTTGCAAGAAGAATTTTGGATTCCAACGGATTATATGATGTATCTATTGAAGAAACGAGAGGCGTTCTGTCTGACCACTACGATCCACGGTCAAAAGTTGTCCGTTTGTCTACAAATAACTATCACGGGCATTCTGTTGCCGCTTGTGCGATTGCGGCACATGAAGTTGGCCATGCCATTCAAGACCAGCAAGAATATGCTTTCCTGCGTTTCCGGCATGCATTGGTTCCAGTTGCCAATATCGGCAGCAATTTTTCGTGGATACTTATATTAATCGGAATGCTGCTTGGTGCAAGCAATTTTGTTCTGTTAGGAATTATTTTTATGGCAGCAGCCGTCCTGTTCCAATTTATAACACTTCCAGTTGAGTTTAACGCATCAAACCGTGCAATGGATGAAGTGGTCGCATTAGGAATTATTCGCAATGATGAGGAAAAAGAAACGAAAAAAGTCCTAAATGCAGCAGCCCTTACCTATGTTGCGGCAGCAGCAGTAGCCATACTCGAATTGCTGCGACTAATTATGATTTATACAGGAATGCAAAGAAACGACTAG
- a CDS encoding MFS transporter: protein MQAERALPTNQPITVYRILFAISLGHFINDCMQSVVPALFPIIGPTMNLNYTEIGWIAFTLNITSSIMQPVFGVLADKKPLPYFLPIAMFSSLLGMLGLALAPNFISVLVSVLFIGFGSAIFHPEGSRVAYMAAGSKRGLAQSIYQVGGNGGQSLAPLFTAFIFIGTGQFGTIWFTLLAAAGMFVLFFVSNWYKQELLVKVPAAKKTQAHTEKRMLNKEIIIAICLLIFLVFARSWYGAGINNFFHFYMIEKFDSSIKHAQIYVFLFMLAGVVGTFFGGPLADRFGKRTILLFSLIGAAPFALMLPHVPQWLIAPLLVLIGFILQSSFSVTVVYAQELLPGMIGLVSGLIVGLAFGMGALGAVIFGVIGDLYSLQTIMVFCSVLPILGILTVLLPSDAKVREIHQRT from the coding sequence TTGCAGGCTGAACGAGCATTACCTACTAACCAACCGATAACAGTCTATCGTATTCTGTTTGCGATAAGCCTGGGTCATTTTATCAATGATTGCATGCAATCAGTAGTACCGGCATTGTTTCCGATTATAGGGCCTACGATGAACTTGAATTATACAGAAATCGGTTGGATTGCCTTTACACTCAACATAACCTCCTCTATCATGCAGCCAGTTTTTGGCGTGCTGGCAGACAAAAAGCCGCTTCCCTATTTTTTGCCGATCGCAATGTTTTCAAGTTTGCTTGGAATGCTTGGCTTAGCACTGGCACCTAATTTTATAAGCGTGCTAGTTTCTGTCCTGTTTATCGGATTTGGATCAGCTATTTTCCATCCAGAAGGATCAAGAGTAGCTTACATGGCAGCAGGAAGCAAACGAGGCTTAGCACAAAGCATATATCAGGTCGGAGGCAATGGCGGCCAATCACTTGCCCCATTATTTACAGCTTTTATCTTTATAGGAACAGGTCAATTTGGAACAATCTGGTTCACACTGCTTGCAGCAGCAGGTATGTTTGTGTTGTTTTTTGTGTCTAACTGGTATAAACAAGAGCTTCTTGTCAAAGTGCCGGCAGCAAAAAAGACGCAAGCACATACAGAGAAACGCATGCTGAACAAGGAAATCATCATAGCAATTTGCTTATTAATCTTTTTAGTGTTTGCAAGGAGCTGGTATGGTGCTGGGATTAATAACTTTTTCCATTTTTATATGATTGAGAAATTTGATAGCAGCATTAAGCATGCACAAATATATGTTTTCTTATTTATGCTCGCAGGTGTTGTAGGCACATTCTTTGGTGGACCGCTGGCAGACAGATTTGGCAAACGCACGATTCTGCTTTTTTCTTTAATTGGCGCAGCTCCGTTTGCATTAATGCTGCCACATGTTCCTCAATGGCTAATCGCGCCACTACTTGTGCTTATCGGCTTTATTCTCCAATCGAGCTTTAGTGTAACCGTCGTCTATGCTCAAGAGCTGCTTCCAGGTATGATTGGACTTGTATCAGGACTAATTGTCGGCCTAGCGTTTGGGATGGGAGCATTAGGAGCTGTTATTTTCGGAGTAATTGGCGATTTATACAGTCTGCAGACAATCATGGTATTTTGCAGTGTGCTTCCTATTTTAGGAATACTAACTGTTTTGCTTCCGAGCGATGCAAAGGTTAGAGAAATTCATCAACGAACATAA
- a CDS encoding YitT family protein, translated as MFKTLKLKNIFFIMLGSAIFSFGIVHFNMQNNLAEGGFTGITLLLYARFNWDPSITNLILNVPLFFIGWKLLGRNVLIYTIIGTISVSVFLWFFQLPQIELQIPLREDLTLASLFAGTFIGIGLGIIFRFGGTTGGVDIIARLVNKYFHWSIGKTMFLFDACVITLSLLTYLSYREAMYTLVAVFVGTRLIDFMQEGAYAARGAIIISDKNPDIADKIMKEMDRGVTVLKGHGSFTKQDKEVLYCVVAKTEIVRLKSIITSVDPHAFVSVTVVHDVLGEGFTLDEYKRPIEH; from the coding sequence ATGTTTAAGACGTTAAAGCTCAAAAATATTTTCTTCATTATGCTCGGTTCGGCTATCTTTTCTTTTGGAATTGTACATTTTAATATGCAAAATAACTTGGCAGAGGGTGGCTTCACAGGAATCACGCTCCTTTTGTACGCAAGATTCAACTGGGACCCTTCCATCACAAATTTAATTTTAAATGTCCCGCTGTTTTTTATCGGCTGGAAACTGCTTGGCAGAAATGTTCTCATCTACACGATTATAGGCACCATCAGCGTATCTGTGTTTTTATGGTTTTTCCAGCTGCCCCAAATTGAACTGCAAATTCCACTGCGGGAGGATTTAACACTCGCATCCTTGTTTGCTGGAACCTTTATTGGGATTGGTCTTGGCATAATCTTTCGTTTTGGCGGTACAACTGGCGGAGTCGATATTATTGCAAGACTTGTCAATAAATACTTCCATTGGAGTATTGGAAAAACGATGTTTCTGTTTGACGCATGTGTTATCACGCTGTCCTTGCTGACATACTTGAGTTATAGAGAGGCAATGTATACACTTGTTGCTGTTTTTGTTGGCACAAGGCTGATTGACTTCATGCAAGAAGGTGCTTATGCAGCAAGAGGAGCCATCATTATTTCTGATAAAAATCCAGATATTGCTGATAAAATCATGAAGGAAATGGATCGCGGTGTGACTGTGCTAAAAGGACACGGTTCATTTACGAAGCAAGATAAAGAAGTCCTTTACTGTGTTGTTGCAAAAACCGAGATTGTCCGACTGAAATCCATTATCACAAGTGTTGACCCACATGCATTTGTGTCTGTCACCGTTGTTCACGATGTATTGGGTGAAGGCTTTACTTTAGATGAATACAAACGGCCGATTGAGCATTAA
- a CDS encoding nucleotide pyrophosphohydrolase: protein MQELQKEVDDYIGQFKEGYFSPLAMMARLTEELGELAREINHYYGEKPKKASENEKEIADELGDMLFVLICLANSLNIDLEESHNKVMHKFNTRDKDRWTKKDQGS, encoded by the coding sequence ATGCAAGAGCTTCAAAAAGAAGTGGATGACTATATCGGACAATTTAAAGAAGGCTATTTCAGCCCATTGGCCATGATGGCAAGGCTCACAGAAGAGCTTGGAGAGCTGGCCCGTGAAATAAATCATTATTATGGAGAAAAGCCAAAAAAAGCTTCTGAAAATGAAAAAGAAATTGCTGACGAGCTTGGTGACATGTTGTTTGTGCTAATTTGCTTGGCAAATAGCTTAAACATTGATCTCGAAGAATCTCATAATAAAGTGATGCATAAATTTAACACGAGAGATAAAGACCGCTGGACTAAAAAAGACCAGGGTTCTTAA
- the dapB gene encoding 4-hydroxy-tetrahydrodipicolinate reductase produces the protein MEKVKIVIAGPRGRMGKEAVYLTGRTDHFELVGVLDYKHEGKRLNELDDFTSPAYDVPIYTDIEKCLQEVKPDVLIDLTTPEFGMFHAKTALQYGVRPVVGTTGFTNENLAELEALCEEMNRGCIIAPNFALGAVLMMKFSKLAAKYFDDVEIIELHHDRKLDAPSGTAVKTAELIAEVRKPKKQGHPEEKETIQGARGADFDGMRIHSVRLPGLIAHQQVMFGADGETLTLKHDSYNRTSFMSGVRFAVDEVLKANVLIYGLENIME, from the coding sequence GTGGAAAAAGTTAAAATTGTCATTGCAGGACCTAGAGGAAGAATGGGCAAGGAAGCGGTTTACCTGACAGGACGTACCGATCATTTCGAGTTAGTTGGTGTTTTGGATTATAAGCATGAGGGGAAAAGATTAAATGAATTAGATGATTTCACATCACCTGCTTATGATGTACCAATTTATACAGACATCGAAAAATGTTTGCAGGAAGTTAAACCAGATGTATTGATTGATTTAACTACTCCAGAGTTTGGAATGTTTCATGCTAAAACGGCTCTTCAATATGGAGTTAGACCGGTTGTTGGGACAACAGGCTTTACGAATGAAAATCTAGCAGAGCTTGAGGCATTATGTGAAGAGATGAATCGAGGCTGCATAATTGCCCCGAATTTTGCATTAGGCGCTGTTCTGATGATGAAATTTTCTAAGCTTGCCGCTAAATATTTTGATGATGTGGAAATTATCGAGTTGCATCATGACCGCAAGCTGGATGCACCAAGTGGCACTGCTGTTAAAACGGCCGAATTAATTGCAGAAGTAAGAAAACCGAAAAAACAAGGACATCCAGAGGAAAAGGAAACAATACAAGGTGCTAGAGGAGCAGACTTTGACGGAATGCGCATTCACTCTGTCAGACTTCCAGGGTTAATTGCCCATCAGCAGGTGATGTTCGGTGCTGACGGTGAAACACTTACATTAAAGCATGATTCCTACAACCGTACCTCCTTTATGTCTGGTGTTAGGTTTGCTGTCGATGAAGTGCTTAAGGCAAATGTGCTTATATATGGTCTTGAAAATATAATGGAGTAG
- the mgsA gene encoding methylglyoxal synthase, whose protein sequence is MNIALIAHDKKKDDMIRFVVAYKKIFEKHSLFATGTTGTKIQEATGLDVHRFCSGPLGGDQEIGAYIANNNMDMVFFFRDPLTAQPHEPDVTALLRLCDVYSVPLATNMGTGEVLIRGLEQGDIDWRNIVHGNTDRVTDI, encoded by the coding sequence ATGAATATTGCATTAATAGCTCATGATAAGAAGAAAGATGATATGATTCGTTTTGTTGTTGCTTATAAAAAGATTTTTGAAAAGCATTCCTTGTTTGCGACAGGTACTACTGGAACAAAGATACAAGAGGCAACTGGATTGGATGTACATCGCTTTTGTTCAGGGCCATTAGGAGGAGACCAAGAAATAGGTGCATATATTGCCAACAATAATATGGATATGGTCTTTTTCTTTCGCGATCCGTTAACTGCACAGCCCCATGAGCCAGACGTAACGGCACTTCTCCGCTTATGTGATGTTTACTCTGTTCCATTGGCTACAAATATGGGAACAGGAGAAGTGCTGATAAGAGGTCTGGAACAAGGGGATATAGATTGGAGAAACATTGTACATGGAAATACAGACAGAGTTACAGACATTTAA
- the bshB1 gene encoding bacillithiol biosynthesis deacetylase BshB1, with product MEIQTELQTFNIQDVDILAIGAHADDVEIGMGATLAKYAAAGKNIVICDLTHSELSSNGTVEIRQKEALAAAKLLGIKARFTLDIKDRGLWNVDDNIASIVEVIRTVKPKIVFAPYWEDRHPDHGNSSKLIEEAVFSAGVRNFIVKDTESHRASSLYFYMINGFHKPDFVIDVSEYMEAKKQSLNCYASQFIKTEGSVDTPLVNGYIETVEARERLFGKEVGTFYAEGFKTKKPIVIHNDLLGGSL from the coding sequence ATGGAAATACAGACAGAGTTACAGACATTTAATATACAAGATGTAGATATATTGGCAATTGGCGCCCATGCTGACGATGTTGAGATCGGCATGGGTGCAACCCTTGCTAAATATGCAGCTGCAGGCAAAAACATTGTTATATGTGATTTAACACATAGTGAACTTTCCTCCAATGGGACAGTTGAAATCAGACAGAAAGAGGCGCTCGCTGCCGCAAAGCTGCTTGGCATTAAGGCACGTTTTACTCTCGACATCAAAGACAGAGGTCTTTGGAATGTAGACGATAATATTGCAAGCATAGTCGAGGTTATAAGAACAGTTAAGCCGAAAATCGTTTTCGCTCCATATTGGGAGGATCGCCATCCTGATCACGGTAACAGTTCCAAACTAATTGAAGAGGCAGTATTTTCGGCAGGTGTTCGCAACTTTATTGTAAAAGACACGGAGTCCCATCGTGCAAGCAGTCTTTATTTTTATATGATAAATGGGTTCCATAAGCCTGATTTTGTAATTGATGTTAGCGAATATATGGAAGCAAAAAAACAAAGCTTAAACTGTTATGCAAGTCAATTTATAAAAACAGAAGGCAGTGTGGATACACCGCTCGTCAACGGCTATATCGAAACCGTTGAAGCGAGGGAACGACTTTTTGGGAAAGAAGTCGGAACGTTCTATGCGGAAGGCTTTAAAACAAAGAAGCCTATAGTTATACATAATGATTTATTGGGTGGTAGTTTATGA
- the bshA gene encoding N-acetyl-alpha-D-glucosaminyl L-malate synthase BshA — protein MKKLKIGITCYPTVGGSGVVATELGKLLAEKGHEIHFISSSMPFRLNKMYHNIFFHQVEVSQYSVFQYPPYDIALSSKMAEVINREELDLLHVHYAIPHAVCAILAKQMSGRDVKIVTTLHGTDITVLGYDSSLADSIRFGIEKSDVVTAVSESLVNQSYDVIGPKKDIKTVYNFIDERVYRKVDSSHLKKEFAIHPDDKVVIHVSNFRPVKRVTDVVKAFKGIAEKMSATLLLVGDGPEMSNVCKLVDELGLKGQVRFLGKQENLEELYSISDLMLLLSEKESFGLVALEAMACGVPCVGTNVGGIPEVIVDGETGVICELGNIDEIAKKSAALLLDEQKHRQFAANSVVRVRDHFRGETIVSQYEKIYEELILSGEYI, from the coding sequence ATGAAAAAGCTGAAGATAGGAATAACTTGTTACCCGACTGTTGGGGGATCTGGCGTCGTCGCGACAGAATTAGGGAAGCTGCTTGCTGAAAAAGGACATGAAATACATTTTATTTCATCAAGTATGCCTTTCCGTCTGAACAAAATGTACCATAATATATTTTTTCATCAAGTAGAAGTCAGTCAATATTCTGTTTTTCAATACCCGCCATATGATATTGCCTTAAGCAGTAAAATGGCTGAAGTGATAAACAGAGAGGAGCTCGATCTCCTGCATGTTCACTATGCGATTCCGCATGCTGTTTGTGCCATTTTAGCAAAGCAAATGAGCGGAAGAGACGTTAAGATTGTGACAACACTGCATGGAACAGATATCACTGTTTTAGGCTATGATTCATCACTTGCAGACAGCATTCGTTTTGGTATTGAAAAGTCGGATGTTGTGACAGCAGTATCGGAATCTCTTGTGAACCAATCATATGATGTAATTGGTCCGAAAAAAGACATTAAAACTGTCTATAACTTCATTGATGAACGTGTATATCGCAAGGTTGATTCCTCTCATTTGAAAAAGGAATTTGCCATCCATCCAGATGATAAAGTCGTCATTCATGTCTCTAATTTCCGCCCGGTAAAGCGTGTTACAGATGTTGTGAAGGCATTTAAAGGAATAGCTGAAAAGATGTCTGCAACACTTCTGTTAGTTGGGGATGGTCCTGAAATGTCGAATGTATGCAAGCTTGTCGACGAGCTCGGCTTAAAAGGGCAGGTCCGCTTTTTAGGAAAGCAGGAAAACCTAGAGGAGCTATACAGCATAAGTGATTTGATGCTGCTTCTATCAGAAAAGGAAAGCTTTGGTCTTGTTGCACTTGAAGCAATGGCTTGTGGCGTACCTTGTGTCGGCACAAATGTTGGCGGTATTCCTGAGGTAATTGTTGATGGTGAAACAGGTGTGATTTGCGAGCTTGGCAATATCGATGAAATAGCGAAAAAGTCGGCAGCTCTTCTCCTTGATGAGCAAAAGCATAGACAGTTTGCTGCTAACTCAGTGGTAAGAGTGAGAGATCATTTCCGCGGTGAAACGATTGTCAGTCAGTATGAGAAGATATATGAGGAATTAATTCTCTCTGGAGAATACATATGA
- a CDS encoding CCA tRNA nucleotidyltransferase, which yields MKQPFLSAIPIIEAIENAGFIAYFVGGAVRDYLLEKPIHDIDIATSATPAEVKNIFHTTVDIGIEHGTVMVIYENETYEVTTFRTESEYEDFRRPKDVAFVRNLREDLQRRDFTMNSLAMDKNGTIIDYFDGKTALANKRIETVGSADERFTEDALRMMRAIRFVSTLGFKLEDQTRIAIEDNRYLLEKIAVERITAEFEKLLLGKARDEAILLMVQSKIYEHLPMLKSHREGLMHMASFSLESLNIEEMWSALLIACNVSAKEADAFLRKWKLPVKRIKTVQHIIKSVFERKNQGCWTSLHLFQSGLDIAISAEKVFSVITAKQQDIVSVKDAFAALPIKGRDELQVTGRDLLEWSIKPAGPWMKETIATIENAVVEKKLTNEKQAIKEWLKQWEMI from the coding sequence ATGAAACAGCCATTTCTTTCTGCCATCCCGATAATTGAGGCAATAGAAAACGCAGGTTTTATTGCCTATTTTGTCGGCGGAGCGGTAAGAGACTATTTGCTGGAAAAACCTATTCATGATATTGATATAGCGACATCTGCAACCCCAGCTGAAGTGAAGAATATCTTTCACACAACCGTTGATATCGGAATAGAGCATGGCACCGTTATGGTCATATATGAGAATGAGACATATGAAGTAACTACCTTTCGAACGGAAAGCGAATATGAAGATTTCAGGCGACCAAAGGATGTAGCGTTTGTCCGCAATCTTCGTGAAGATTTGCAAAGAAGAGACTTTACGATGAACAGCTTAGCCATGGATAAAAACGGTACAATCATTGATTATTTTGACGGAAAAACAGCTCTTGCTAACAAAAGGATTGAAACGGTAGGATCAGCTGATGAGCGGTTTACAGAAGATGCACTTCGTATGATGCGTGCGATTCGATTTGTCAGCACACTCGGGTTTAAGCTAGAAGACCAAACGAGAATTGCCATTGAGGACAATAGATATCTCCTTGAAAAGATTGCAGTGGAAAGAATAACAGCAGAATTCGAGAAATTATTGCTTGGAAAAGCAAGGGATGAAGCAATTTTGCTGATGGTTCAATCAAAAATTTACGAACACCTGCCAATGCTGAAATCCCATAGAGAAGGGTTGATGCATATGGCATCCTTTTCTTTGGAGAGCTTAAATATTGAAGAAATGTGGTCTGCCCTTTTGATTGCTTGTAATGTCTCAGCAAAAGAAGCAGATGCTTTTCTGCGTAAATGGAAGCTTCCTGTAAAGAGGATTAAAACAGTCCAACATATTATCAAGAGTGTGTTTGAACGAAAGAATCAAGGGTGCTGGACAAGCTTGCATTTATTTCAATCTGGCTTGGATATTGCAATAAGCGCAGAAAAGGTATTCAGCGTAATAACGGCAAAACAGCAGGATATTGTCAGTGTAAAGGATGCCTTTGCTGCACTTCCGATTAAAGGAAGGGACGAGCTGCAAGTAACAGGACGCGACCTATTAGAGTGGAGCATCAAGCCTGCTGGTCCATGGATGAAGGAAACGATTGCTACTATTGAAAATGCTGTTGTGGAAAAGAAGCTTACAAATGAAAAACAGGCTATAAAGGAGTGGCTTAAGCAGTGGGAAATGATTTAA
- a CDS encoding biotin--[acetyl-CoA-carboxylase] ligase, with protein sequence MGNDLRTKLLQAFADRPNEYISGQELAEVLRCSRTAIWKHIEELRKDGFVLEAVRKKGYRIVEVPHKIIPDEIRFGLETKQLGRSIHYEETVDSTQRIAQRLAYDGATEGTIVIAEEQLGGRGRLERSWHSPKYKGIWMSIILRPRIPIMQTPQLTLLMAVAAVKGIEQATGCEPGIKWPNDLLLNGKKISGILTELQADSDRIHSLIIGIGINVNLELEDYPEELRNTASSLFIETGKEWDRATIVQTILLELEKLYSLYLENGFYPIKLLWESYAVSIGKRVKATTLNGSFTGIAKGITDEGVLLLEDDNGKVHHIYSADILIES encoded by the coding sequence GTGGGAAATGATTTAAGAACAAAGCTGTTGCAGGCCTTCGCCGACAGGCCGAATGAATATATATCTGGCCAAGAGCTGGCCGAGGTTCTAAGGTGTTCAAGAACAGCTATATGGAAACATATCGAGGAATTGCGCAAGGATGGTTTTGTGCTCGAAGCAGTAAGGAAAAAGGGCTATCGAATTGTTGAGGTACCTCATAAAATAATACCAGATGAAATTAGATTTGGTTTAGAAACAAAACAATTAGGAAGAAGTATCCATTACGAGGAAACAGTTGATTCCACCCAACGAATTGCCCAAAGACTCGCTTATGATGGAGCTACAGAGGGAACGATTGTCATTGCAGAGGAACAGCTTGGCGGAAGAGGGAGATTAGAACGATCTTGGCATTCCCCAAAATACAAAGGGATATGGATGAGCATTATTTTGCGCCCTCGCATTCCGATTATGCAAACGCCCCAGTTGACATTATTGATGGCTGTCGCTGCAGTTAAGGGAATAGAGCAGGCAACTGGTTGTGAGCCTGGTATAAAATGGCCGAATGATTTGCTCCTGAATGGAAAAAAAATCAGTGGGATTTTAACAGAGCTTCAAGCTGACAGTGACCGCATACATTCCTTGATTATTGGAATTGGCATTAATGTTAATCTTGAATTAGAGGATTATCCAGAAGAACTCCGCAATACAGCTTCCTCTCTGTTTATTGAAACAGGGAAGGAATGGGACAGGGCAACAATTGTTCAAACCATTTTACTTGAGCTTGAGAAGCTGTACAGCCTGTACTTAGAAAACGGATTTTATCCGATAAAGCTTCTTTGGGAAAGCTATGCAGTCAGTATCGGCAAACGAGTGAAGGCGACGACCTTGAATGGCAGCTTTACAGGGATTGCTAAAGGGATAACAGATGAAGGAGTCCTGCTTCTAGAAGATGATAATGGCAAAGTCCATCACATTTATTCTGCCGACATACTGATTGAATCTTAA